One genomic window of Parabacteroides pacaensis includes the following:
- a CDS encoding FecR family protein, which yields MDNEVLAKYLSNEASAEERKAVEDWMNDHPANRREVEHLQKSMSFVVPHYQENKLDEGWAWRKLNIAGKKKKDLNLLHRRWLQIAASIIIIFNIGIGIKVLIQRESDEKWITETNSGTEAHTIWLPDSSSVTLAPQASLTYEAAQYNKEKRYVNLTGKAFFQVKPNKARAFTVQTTLAKVVVLGTSFQVDANPSATSVNVETGKVQFSANNLSEDVILTAGMSASYQMENKEIKIHPEEEADPNYLSWKTGILRFNRTPLSEVIKDLNQYYGVTIIRRAETDNPELTVTFNNLPVEEALFIINQTLNTHLTIKEE from the coding sequence ATGGATAACGAGGTACTTGCAAAATATTTAAGTAATGAAGCTTCCGCCGAAGAACGTAAAGCGGTAGAAGATTGGATGAACGACCACCCTGCCAACCGCAGGGAAGTGGAACATCTGCAAAAAAGTATGTCGTTTGTAGTACCTCATTATCAAGAAAACAAATTGGATGAAGGTTGGGCTTGGCGCAAACTGAACATTGCCGGCAAAAAGAAGAAGGATTTGAACCTTCTTCACCGGCGATGGCTCCAAATAGCAGCTTCCATTATTATCATTTTTAATATAGGGATCGGAATAAAAGTACTTATACAAAGAGAAAGCGATGAAAAATGGATTACAGAAACTAATTCCGGGACAGAAGCACATACTATTTGGCTACCGGACAGTTCTTCCGTCACCTTGGCCCCCCAAGCCAGTTTAACTTACGAGGCAGCACAGTACAATAAAGAAAAGCGTTATGTAAACCTCACGGGGAAAGCTTTCTTTCAAGTAAAGCCGAACAAGGCCCGCGCTTTTACCGTTCAAACCACTTTGGCTAAGGTAGTAGTACTGGGCACCAGCTTTCAAGTAGACGCGAATCCTTCCGCTACCAGTGTAAATGTGGAAACCGGGAAAGTGCAGTTCTCGGCAAACAATCTATCCGAAGATGTAATCTTAACAGCCGGAATGTCGGCATCTTATCAAATGGAAAACAAAGAAATAAAAATACATCCCGAAGAGGAAGCAGACCCTAATTACCTTTCCTGGAAAACCGGGATATTACGGTTTAACCGTACTCCTCTCTCCGAAGTGATTAAAGATTTAAACCAATACTACGGCGTTACGATCATCCGCCGGGCAGAAACTGACAACCCCGAACTGACGGTTACATTCAATAATCTTCCGGTTGAAGAGGCATTATTTATTATTAATCAGACACTCAATACCCATCTGACTATAAAAGAGGAATAA